In Burkholderia gladioli, a genomic segment contains:
- a CDS encoding sigma-54 interaction domain-containing protein: protein MSTRRPSHRSMPAPDVAEDAGQPRAERVADARRTIPIVPLEPLAPATAAAGPSGASVPATSPAGLGALVSYLEHDPQPMIVVDPDYRILAANGAYQRQFGGAGRAHVGRHCYRVSHHYEVPCDQAGEHCPMRAALESGAASRVLHIHHTPRGPEHVDVEMRPVFDGEGAVVAYVERLTTVRSASARPSAGGLVGSSDAFNGALSALQRVAPSMLPVLLLGESGTGKELFARALHEASPRAAGPFVVVDCSGIAESLFESELFGYEKGAFTGANQRKPGLVETAQGGTLFVDEIGDVPASMQVKLLRLIESGTFRRVGGIEALRADFRLVAATHQPLREMIGDGRFRQDLYYRISAFPIELPPVRERPGDIGLLAESILRRIADGRPGARPWTLHESARACLEAHAWPGNIRELRNVLERACLFADDGVIRAEHLPQALQAPPEAGLARGAPDDDTLRQVARSFRGSRKALAARLGISERTLYRRMRALGLAGRDL from the coding sequence ATGTCCACGCGTCGTCCCTCCCATCGCTCCATGCCCGCGCCCGATGTTGCCGAGGATGCCGGCCAGCCTCGCGCCGAGCGTGTTGCCGATGCCCGGCGCACGATCCCGATCGTGCCGCTCGAGCCGCTCGCGCCGGCGACGGCCGCCGCCGGTCCATCGGGCGCGAGCGTGCCGGCCACCTCGCCGGCCGGCCTCGGCGCGCTGGTTTCCTACCTCGAGCACGATCCGCAGCCGATGATCGTGGTCGATCCCGACTACCGGATCCTCGCCGCGAACGGCGCCTACCAGCGGCAGTTCGGCGGCGCCGGCCGCGCGCACGTCGGGCGTCACTGCTATCGCGTCTCGCATCACTACGAGGTGCCTTGCGACCAGGCCGGCGAGCATTGCCCGATGCGCGCGGCGCTCGAGTCGGGCGCGGCCTCGCGCGTGCTGCATATCCATCACACGCCGCGCGGGCCCGAGCACGTGGATGTCGAGATGCGTCCGGTGTTCGACGGCGAGGGGGCGGTGGTGGCCTATGTCGAGCGGCTGACCACCGTGCGCAGCGCCTCCGCGCGGCCCAGCGCGGGCGGCCTGGTCGGCAGCTCGGATGCCTTCAACGGCGCCTTGTCGGCCCTGCAGCGCGTCGCGCCCTCGATGCTGCCGGTGTTGCTGCTCGGCGAATCGGGTACGGGTAAGGAGCTGTTCGCGCGGGCCCTGCACGAGGCCAGCCCGCGCGCGGCGGGGCCCTTCGTGGTGGTGGATTGCTCGGGCATCGCCGAATCGCTGTTCGAGAGCGAGCTATTCGGCTACGAGAAGGGCGCCTTCACCGGCGCGAACCAGCGCAAGCCCGGGTTGGTCGAGACGGCTCAGGGCGGCACGCTGTTCGTTGACGAGATCGGCGACGTGCCGGCCTCGATGCAGGTCAAGCTGCTGCGGCTGATCGAGTCGGGCACGTTCCGGCGCGTGGGCGGCATCGAGGCCTTGCGCGCCGACTTCCGGCTGGTCGCGGCGACCCACCAGCCGCTGCGCGAGATGATCGGCGACGGCCGTTTCCGCCAGGATCTCTATTACCGGATCAGCGCCTTTCCGATCGAACTGCCGCCGGTGCGCGAGCGGCCCGGCGATATCGGCTTGCTGGCCGAGTCGATCCTGCGCCGCATTGCAGACGGCCGGCCCGGCGCGCGTCCCTGGACGCTGCACGAAAGCGCGCGGGCCTGCCTCGAGGCCCATGCCTGGCCCGGCAATATCCGCGAATTGCGCAACGTGCTGGAGCGCGCCTGCCTGTTCGCCGACGACGGCGTGATCCGCGCCGAGCACCTGCCGCAGGCGCTGCAGGCGCCGCCCGAGGCGGGCCTCGCGCGCGGCGCGCCCGACGACGACACGCTGCGCCAGGTGGCGCGCAGCTTTCGCGGCTCGCGCAAGGCGCTGGCGGCGCGGCTCGGCATCAGCGAGCGCACGCTGTATCGGCGCATGCGCGCGCTCGGTCTCGCGGGCCGCGACCTCTGA
- a CDS encoding MBL fold metallo-hydrolase — protein sequence MSAPAFTVESFFDPATSTATHVVLDTGSHECAIIDSVLDFDPKSGRTSHASAERVAEHVESLGARVRWLLETHVHADHLSAAPWLQARLGGEIAIGRDVTQVQKVFGALFDAGPGFVADGRPFDRLIDEGDTLELGALAIRAIHTPGHTPACMTYLVARADGGSAPAETAAFVGDTLFMPDYGTARCDFPGGDARTLYRSIRKVLSLPPDTRLYLCHDYQPDGRPVCVVTTVAAQLRDNIHVHQGIDEDSFVAMRTARDATLAMPVLILPSVQVNMRAGQLPEPAPNGIRYLKLPIDAL from the coding sequence ATGTCCGCCCCTGCCTTCACCGTCGAGTCGTTTTTCGATCCCGCCACCAGCACGGCCACCCATGTCGTCCTCGACACGGGCTCGCACGAGTGCGCGATCATCGACTCGGTGCTCGATTTCGACCCGAAGTCGGGCCGCACCAGCCACGCCAGCGCCGAGCGCGTCGCCGAGCACGTCGAATCGCTCGGCGCGCGCGTGCGCTGGCTGCTGGAAACCCATGTGCATGCCGACCACCTGTCGGCCGCGCCCTGGCTGCAGGCACGCCTGGGCGGCGAGATCGCGATCGGGCGCGACGTCACCCAGGTGCAGAAGGTGTTCGGCGCGCTGTTCGATGCCGGCCCCGGCTTCGTCGCGGACGGCCGCCCGTTCGACCGGCTGATCGACGAAGGCGACACGCTCGAGCTGGGCGCGCTCGCGATCCGCGCCATCCACACGCCGGGCCACACGCCGGCCTGCATGACCTACCTGGTCGCGCGCGCGGACGGCGGCTCGGCGCCGGCCGAGACGGCCGCCTTCGTCGGCGACACGCTGTTCATGCCCGACTACGGCACGGCACGCTGCGATTTCCCCGGCGGCGACGCACGCACGCTCTATCGCTCGATCCGCAAGGTGCTGAGCCTGCCGCCCGACACGCGCCTCTATCTGTGCCACGACTACCAGCCCGACGGCCGTCCCGTGTGCGTGGTGACCACCGTCGCGGCGCAACTGCGCGACAACATCCATGTCCACCAGGGCATCGACGAGGACAGCTTCGTGGCGATGCGCACCGCGCGCGATGCCACGCTGGCGATGCCGGTGCTGATCCTGCCCTCGGTGCAGGTCAACATGCGCGCCGGGCAACTGCCCGAGCCGGCGCCGAACGGCATTCGCTACCTGAAGCTGCCGATCGACGCGCTGTGA
- a CDS encoding ABC transporter permease subunit: MMPNRYLRLVALALGFGFLYIPILSLIVYSFNESQLVTVWSGFSTRWYSALLSDDELIAAAWLSLKIGVLTACASVVIGTWAGYVLARMGRFRGHALYSGMINAPLVIPEVIQGISLLLLFIELAKWIGWPAQRGMFTIWLGHVMLCLSYVAIIVQSRVRELDPSLEEAALDLGATPLKVFFTVTLPLISQALVSGWLLSFTLSIDDLVLSAFLSGPGSTTLPLVVFSRVRLGLNPEMNALATLFIAAVTIGVVAANMFMLRKERRRLAAAV; encoded by the coding sequence ATGATGCCGAATCGTTATCTGCGCCTGGTCGCGCTGGCCCTCGGCTTCGGCTTCCTGTACATCCCGATCCTGAGCCTGATCGTCTACTCGTTCAACGAGTCGCAGCTGGTGACGGTCTGGTCCGGCTTCTCGACGCGCTGGTACTCGGCGCTGCTGAGCGACGACGAGCTGATCGCGGCCGCCTGGCTGTCGCTGAAGATCGGCGTGCTGACCGCCTGCGCCTCGGTGGTGATCGGCACCTGGGCCGGCTACGTGCTGGCGCGCATGGGGCGCTTTCGCGGCCACGCGCTCTACTCGGGCATGATCAACGCGCCGCTGGTGATTCCCGAGGTGATCCAGGGGATCTCGCTGCTGCTGCTGTTCATCGAGCTGGCCAAGTGGATCGGCTGGCCCGCGCAGCGCGGCATGTTCACGATCTGGCTCGGCCACGTGATGCTGTGCCTGTCCTACGTGGCGATCATCGTGCAGTCGCGCGTGCGCGAGCTCGATCCCTCGCTCGAGGAGGCCGCGCTCGATCTCGGCGCCACGCCGCTGAAGGTGTTCTTCACCGTCACGCTGCCGCTGATCTCGCAGGCGCTGGTGTCGGGCTGGCTGCTGTCGTTTACGCTGTCGATCGACGACCTGGTGCTGTCGGCCTTCCTGTCCGGCCCCGGCTCGACCACGCTGCCGCTGGTGGTGTTCTCGCGCGTGCGGCTCGGCCTGAACCCCGAGATGAACGCGCTGGCCACCTTGTTCATCGCGGCGGTGACGATCGGCGTGGTGGCCGCCAACATGTTCATGCTGCGCAAGGAACGGCGCCGGCTCGCGGCCGCCGTCTGA
- a CDS encoding ABC transporter permease subunit gives MSALSTFLRWPVRKLGLSGRAAVIAGPFLWLVLFFAVPFVLVVKISFAELELGIPPYTELTSFADGALTIKLNLAHYAFLFTDSLYFATYVNSVWVAAVTTLLCLLLGYPMAYYIARSNPASRNLLMMAVMLPFWTSFLIRVYAWIGILKNNGLLNNFLIWIGLIHVPIELYRTNVAVYIGMVYTYLPFLVMPLYAHLVKMDLRLLEAAYDLGAKPWKAFLTITLPLSKNGIIAGCLLVFIPAVGEYVIPELLGGANTLMIGRVMWNEFFNNADWPMASAVTCAMVLLLLVPMAAFQHFQAKELEGRRK, from the coding sequence ATGAGCGCGCTGTCGACGTTCCTCCGGTGGCCGGTGCGCAAGCTCGGCCTGAGCGGGCGCGCGGCCGTGATCGCCGGGCCGTTCCTGTGGCTGGTGCTGTTCTTCGCGGTGCCCTTCGTGCTGGTCGTGAAGATCAGTTTCGCGGAGCTCGAGCTCGGCATTCCGCCCTACACGGAGCTGACCTCGTTCGCCGACGGCGCGCTGACGATCAAGCTGAACCTCGCACACTACGCCTTCCTGTTCACCGACAGCCTGTATTTCGCGACCTACGTGAATTCGGTGTGGGTGGCGGCGGTCACCACGCTGCTGTGCCTGCTGCTCGGCTACCCGATGGCGTACTACATCGCGCGCTCGAACCCGGCCTCGCGCAACCTGCTGATGATGGCGGTGATGCTGCCGTTCTGGACCTCGTTCCTGATCCGCGTCTACGCCTGGATCGGGATCCTGAAGAACAACGGCCTGCTCAACAACTTCCTGATCTGGATCGGGTTGATCCACGTGCCGATCGAGCTGTACCGCACCAACGTGGCAGTCTACATCGGCATGGTCTACACCTATCTGCCCTTCCTGGTGATGCCGCTCTACGCGCACCTGGTGAAGATGGACCTGCGCCTGCTGGAAGCCGCCTACGACCTCGGCGCCAAGCCCTGGAAGGCCTTCCTGACCATCACGCTGCCGCTGTCGAAAAACGGCATCATCGCGGGCTGCCTGCTGGTGTTCATCCCGGCGGTCGGCGAATACGTGATCCCGGAACTGCTCGGCGGCGCGAACACGCTGATGATCGGCCGCGTCATGTGGAACGAGTTCTTCAACAACGCGGACTGGCCGATGGCCTCGGCGGTGACCTGCGCGATGGTGCTGCTGCTGCTGGTGCCAATGGCGGCGTTCCAGCACTTCCAGGCGAAGGAACTGGAGGGCCGTCGCAAATGA
- a CDS encoding ABC transporter ATP-binding protein gives MNSQSRMPSAGAPSPAAQADHAANFVRIVDVVKQFGDTTAVRQVNLSVGKGELFALLGSSGCGKSTLLRMLAGLETVTSGRILIDGEDLAQMPPYKRPVNMMFQSYALFPHMTVEANVAYGLKQEGVPRAELKERVRDALELVQMSRYASRKPHQLSGGQQQRVALARSLVKRPKLLLLDEPMSALDKQIRQRTQIELINILDKVGVTCMMVTHDQEEAMTMANRIAVMSEGEIVQIGAPREVYEYPNSRFSAEFIGSTNLFEGKVVEDEPDYVYIESPDLPCRMHVSHGITGPLGMAVTVSVRPERIALTRKPAEGAYNWAHGVVANVAYMGGYSLYHIRLDSGKTVIANATSLALSEIDTPEWNDEIYVRWSASAGVVLTS, from the coding sequence ATGAATAGCCAGTCGCGCATGCCGTCCGCCGGCGCGCCGTCCCCCGCCGCGCAGGCCGACCACGCCGCGAACTTCGTGCGGATCGTCGACGTGGTCAAGCAGTTCGGCGATACCACCGCGGTGCGCCAGGTCAATCTGTCGGTCGGCAAGGGCGAACTGTTCGCCTTGCTGGGCAGTTCCGGCTGCGGCAAATCCACCTTGCTGCGCATGCTGGCCGGGCTGGAGACCGTCACCTCGGGCAGGATCCTGATCGACGGCGAGGACCTCGCCCAGATGCCGCCCTACAAGCGGCCCGTGAACATGATGTTCCAGTCCTACGCGCTGTTCCCGCACATGACGGTCGAGGCGAACGTCGCCTACGGCCTCAAGCAGGAGGGCGTGCCCAGGGCCGAGTTGAAGGAACGCGTGCGCGACGCCCTCGAACTGGTGCAGATGAGCCGCTACGCGAGCCGCAAGCCGCACCAGTTGTCGGGCGGCCAGCAGCAGCGCGTGGCGCTGGCGCGCTCGCTGGTCAAGCGGCCCAAGCTGCTGCTGCTCGACGAGCCGATGTCGGCGCTCGACAAGCAGATCCGCCAGCGCACCCAGATCGAACTGATCAACATCCTCGACAAGGTCGGCGTCACCTGCATGATGGTCACCCACGACCAGGAAGAGGCGATGACGATGGCCAACCGGATCGCCGTGATGAGCGAGGGCGAGATCGTGCAGATCGGCGCGCCGCGCGAGGTCTACGAATACCCGAACAGCCGCTTCTCGGCCGAATTCATCGGCTCGACCAACCTGTTCGAGGGCAAGGTGGTGGAGGACGAGCCCGATTACGTCTACATCGAGTCGCCCGACCTGCCGTGCCGCATGCACGTGAGCCACGGCATCACCGGGCCGCTGGGCATGGCCGTGACCGTCTCGGTGCGCCCCGAGCGCATCGCGCTCACGCGCAAGCCGGCCGAGGGCGCCTACAACTGGGCGCATGGGGTGGTCGCCAACGTCGCCTACATGGGCGGCTACTCGCTGTACCACATCCGCCTCGACTCCGGGAAGACCGTGATCGCCAACGCCACCAGCCTGGCGCTGTCCGAGATCGACACGCCCGAATGGAACGACGAGATCTACGTGCGCTGGAGCGCCTCGGCCGGCGTGGTGCTGACCTCATGA
- a CDS encoding polyamine ABC transporter substrate-binding protein, giving the protein MKAKVAGRLMALSLCVAATAATAKDTQLNVYNWSDYIAKDTIPNFEKQSGVKVRYDNYDSDDTLQAKLLTGNSGYDIVVPTSNYAGKQIAAGIFAPLDKSKLPNLKNLDPQLMALVAGADPGNKYVVPWAYGTTGLAYNLNKAQQILGKVPLDNWDILFKPENISKLKACGVSVLDAPDQMFAAALHYLGKDPMSTSPADYQAAMVMLKKIRPYITQFNSSGYINDLVGGDICFAYGWSGDVVIAKHRAQEAKKPYKIEYYIPKGGAPVWFDVMAIPKDAKNKEAALEWINYIEDPKVHAAITNAVYYPSANAAARQFVSKDVANDPAVYPPADVVKTLFLLKPLPPEIQRLQTRLWTEFKSGR; this is encoded by the coding sequence ATGAAAGCAAAGGTGGCAGGCCGGTTGATGGCCCTCTCGCTGTGCGTGGCCGCAACGGCGGCGACGGCCAAGGATACGCAGCTCAATGTGTACAACTGGTCCGACTACATTGCCAAGGACACCATCCCGAACTTCGAGAAGCAAAGCGGCGTCAAGGTCCGCTACGACAACTACGACAGCGACGATACGCTGCAGGCCAAGCTGCTGACCGGCAACTCGGGCTACGACATCGTGGTGCCGACCAGCAACTACGCGGGCAAGCAGATCGCCGCCGGCATCTTCGCGCCGCTCGACAAGTCGAAGCTGCCGAACCTGAAGAATCTCGATCCGCAACTGATGGCCCTGGTGGCCGGCGCGGATCCGGGCAACAAGTACGTGGTGCCCTGGGCCTACGGCACCACCGGCCTGGCCTACAACCTGAACAAGGCGCAGCAGATCCTCGGCAAGGTGCCGCTGGACAACTGGGACATCCTGTTCAAGCCGGAAAACATCTCCAAGCTGAAGGCCTGCGGCGTGTCGGTGCTCGACGCGCCGGACCAGATGTTCGCGGCCGCGCTGCACTACCTGGGCAAGGACCCGATGAGCACCTCGCCGGCCGACTACCAGGCCGCGATGGTGATGCTCAAGAAGATCCGCCCCTACATCACGCAGTTCAACTCCTCGGGCTACATCAACGACCTGGTCGGCGGCGACATCTGCTTCGCGTACGGCTGGTCGGGCGACGTGGTGATCGCCAAGCACCGCGCGCAGGAAGCGAAGAAGCCCTACAAGATCGAGTACTACATCCCGAAGGGCGGCGCACCGGTCTGGTTCGACGTGATGGCGATCCCCAAGGATGCGAAGAACAAGGAAGCGGCCCTCGAGTGGATCAACTACATCGAGGATCCGAAGGTCCATGCGGCGATCACCAACGCCGTCTACTACCCGAGCGCGAACGCGGCGGCACGCCAGTTCGTGAGCAAGGACGTGGCGAACGACCCGGCGGTCTACCCGCCGGCCGACGTGGTCAAGACGCTGTTCCTGCTCAAGCCGCTGCCGCCTGAAATCCAGCGTCTGCAGACGCGGCTCTGGACGGAGTTCAAGTCCGGACGCTGA
- a CDS encoding phospholipase A, which translates to MRHRPAFAVFAASRAFAHVPSSAARRHPLGILACAVVLAFAANTAQATVALVQPAREAAADAPLTLTLIYSDDDTKALPVSVPDTLEVTVTNAEQPPVPVKLLREAGVPERFTLKAGQYRKVRFSAPWPDSARGTVTITPVGFDASAAVVSLNRSANQFAVARAETAEAHQASPAGVAAAASGVAATAGTPQPTGDALTTGAQGLLSRISYYEPMYIGVGVNGDVSAKLQFSFKYRLHMPDNPASRSLLDNLYFAYTQTSIWDLSADSKPFRDTSYKPRLFYYVADTGLHSPWFTRMGFAAGIGHESNGKAGPDSRSLNILFVQPTWEFGDLTSYHWQVSPMLYYYLGISDNRDIADYRGYMDLVVKYGSPDGWQLSTTLRKGTHHWYGSVDTQLSYPLAKLFGNAWGGYVWIGYFNGYGEDLLDYNQRQHWIARVGVSIAR; encoded by the coding sequence ATGCGCCACCGTCCCGCTTTCGCCGTTTTCGCCGCTTCCCGCGCTTTCGCTCACGTCCCGTCATCCGCCGCTCGCCGGCACCCGCTCGGCATCCTGGCTTGCGCCGTCGTACTGGCCTTCGCGGCCAATACCGCGCAGGCCACGGTAGCCCTGGTGCAACCGGCGCGCGAAGCCGCGGCCGATGCGCCGCTCACGCTCACGCTGATCTATTCGGACGATGACACGAAAGCGCTGCCGGTCAGCGTGCCCGACACGCTCGAGGTGACCGTGACCAATGCCGAGCAGCCGCCGGTGCCCGTCAAGCTGCTGCGCGAGGCCGGCGTGCCCGAGCGCTTCACGCTGAAGGCCGGCCAATACCGCAAGGTGAGATTTTCCGCGCCCTGGCCGGACAGCGCGCGCGGCACGGTGACCATCACGCCGGTGGGCTTCGATGCCTCGGCGGCCGTGGTTTCGCTGAACCGCAGCGCCAATCAGTTCGCCGTGGCACGCGCCGAAACCGCCGAGGCGCATCAGGCCAGCCCCGCCGGCGTGGCGGCGGCCGCCTCGGGCGTGGCCGCCACCGCCGGCACGCCGCAGCCGACCGGCGACGCGCTGACCACCGGCGCGCAAGGCCTGTTGTCGAGAATCTCGTACTACGAACCGATGTACATCGGCGTGGGCGTCAACGGCGATGTCAGCGCCAAGCTGCAGTTCAGCTTCAAGTACCGGCTGCACATGCCCGACAACCCGGCCTCGCGCTCGCTGCTGGACAATCTCTATTTCGCCTACACGCAGACCTCGATCTGGGACCTGTCGGCCGATTCGAAGCCGTTCCGCGACACCAGCTACAAGCCGCGGCTGTTCTACTACGTCGCAGACACGGGCCTGCACAGCCCCTGGTTCACGCGCATGGGCTTCGCCGCCGGGATCGGGCACGAGTCGAACGGCAAGGCCGGGCCGGATTCGCGCAGCCTCAACATCCTGTTCGTGCAGCCCACCTGGGAATTCGGCGACCTGACGAGCTACCACTGGCAGGTCTCGCCGATGCTTTATTACTACCTGGGCATCAGCGACAACCGCGATATCGCCGACTACCGCGGCTACATGGACCTGGTCGTCAAGTACGGCAGCCCCGACGGCTGGCAACTGTCTACCACGCTGCGCAAGGGCACCCACCACTGGTACGGCAGCGTCGACACCCAACTCTCCTACCCGCTCGCCAAGCTGTTCGGCAATGCCTGGGGTGGTTATGTCTGGATCGGCTATTTCAACGGTTACGGCGAGGACCTGCTCGACTACAACCAGCGCCAGCACTGGATCGCGCGGGTGGGCGTGAGCATCGCGCGCTGA
- a CDS encoding DUF1289 domain-containing protein, whose translation MSSNLHDKPDSPCIGVCSTLFDDVCKGCGRTAFEVANWVFMSEEEKAAVWERITLDGTAMRFKYDKI comes from the coding sequence ATGAGCTCCAATCTTCACGACAAGCCCGACAGCCCCTGCATCGGCGTCTGCTCGACCCTGTTCGACGACGTCTGCAAGGGCTGCGGCCGCACCGCCTTCGAAGTGGCCAACTGGGTTTTCATGAGCGAGGAAGAAAAGGCCGCCGTATGGGAGCGCATCACGCTCGACGGCACGGCCATGCGCTTCAAGTACGACAAGATCTGA
- a CDS encoding OmpW/AlkL family protein encodes MNEKIRCIVSALACAGVFAMLPSVSQAASPGQGIAQGDVLMRLRAIEIMPADRGSGTLSDINAGVNNALVPELDFTYMIRDYLGVELILGTSRHQVNSNLGPLGGVNVLPPTLLLQYHFNHAGRVRPYIGAGLNYTFFYNDGLHVGSQGVAVHKSSFGPALQFGVDVQVSKQFFVNFDIKKLWMHTDATLGGQSIGRLHIDPLIVGFGVGMKF; translated from the coding sequence ATGAATGAAAAAATCCGTTGCATCGTTTCCGCGCTGGCCTGCGCAGGTGTGTTCGCGATGCTGCCGTCGGTCTCCCAGGCGGCGTCGCCGGGGCAGGGTATCGCGCAGGGCGATGTGCTGATGCGCTTGCGCGCCATCGAAATCATGCCGGCCGATCGCGGCAGCGGCACGCTGTCCGACATCAACGCCGGCGTGAACAACGCGCTGGTGCCGGAACTCGATTTCACCTACATGATTCGTGACTATCTCGGCGTCGAGCTGATCCTCGGTACCTCGCGTCACCAGGTCAATTCGAATCTCGGCCCGCTCGGCGGCGTGAACGTGCTGCCGCCCACGCTGCTGCTGCAATACCACTTCAATCATGCGGGCCGGGTTCGCCCGTACATCGGCGCGGGCCTGAACTACACCTTCTTCTACAACGACGGGCTGCACGTGGGCAGCCAGGGCGTGGCGGTCCACAAGAGCAGCTTCGGGCCCGCGCTGCAGTTCGGCGTCGACGTCCAGGTCAGCAAGCAGTTCTTCGTCAACTTCGACATCAAGAAGCTCTGGATGCATACCGATGCCACGCTCGGCGGCCAATCGATCGGCCGCCTGCACATCGACCCGCTGATCGTCGGGTTCGGTGTCGGCATGAAGTTCTGA
- a CDS encoding NAD(P)H-dependent flavin oxidoreductase yields the protein MTLAIPFAPLTIRRRSLLPVVQGGMGVGISAHRLAGSVAREGALGTIASIDLRHHHADLLARCRARPDRDTLEAANLEALRREIERARSWSEGHGMIAVNVMKAVRSHADYVRLACDAGADAIVMGAGLPLDLPELTEGHDIALIPILSDARGIALVLKKWMKKGRLPDAIVIEHPAHAGGHLGVSRIEEANDARFDFARVLGETRQTIEALGLAREAIPLIVGGGINSHQAVREALGLGADGVQVGTPFAVTEEGDAHPAFKQVLVQARPEDIVDFISVTGLPARAVRTPWLERYLRHEARIRSKLGALRQRCPTALECLSVCGLRDGIERFGHFCIDTRLAAALRGDVANGLFFRGREALPFGNAIRSVRDLLALLLTGTAPEPATNRPTFSLA from the coding sequence ATGACGCTTGCCATTCCCTTCGCCCCGCTGACGATCCGCCGCCGTTCCCTGCTTCCCGTCGTGCAGGGCGGCATGGGCGTGGGCATATCCGCGCATCGGCTCGCCGGCAGTGTCGCGCGCGAGGGCGCGCTCGGCACCATCGCGAGCATCGACTTGCGCCATCACCATGCCGACCTGCTCGCGCGCTGCCGTGCCCGGCCCGATCGCGACACGCTCGAGGCGGCCAACCTCGAGGCGCTGCGCCGCGAGATCGAGCGCGCGCGTAGCTGGAGCGAGGGGCACGGCATGATCGCCGTCAATGTCATGAAGGCGGTGCGCAGCCATGCCGACTATGTGCGCCTCGCCTGCGATGCCGGCGCCGACGCGATCGTGATGGGCGCCGGCCTGCCGCTGGACCTGCCCGAGCTGACCGAAGGGCACGATATCGCGCTGATCCCGATCCTGTCCGACGCGCGCGGCATCGCCCTGGTGCTGAAGAAGTGGATGAAGAAGGGGCGCCTGCCCGATGCGATCGTGATCGAGCATCCCGCGCATGCGGGCGGTCATCTCGGCGTGTCGCGCATCGAGGAGGCCAACGACGCGCGCTTCGATTTCGCGCGCGTGCTCGGCGAGACGCGCCAGACGATCGAGGCGCTGGGCCTCGCGCGCGAGGCGATCCCGCTGATCGTCGGCGGCGGCATCAACAGCCACCAGGCGGTGCGCGAGGCGCTCGGGCTCGGCGCCGACGGCGTCCAGGTCGGCACGCCCTTCGCCGTCACCGAGGAGGGCGATGCGCATCCGGCCTTCAAGCAGGTGCTGGTGCAGGCGCGTCCCGAGGACATCGTCGATTTCATCAGCGTCACGGGCCTGCCCGCGCGCGCGGTGCGCACGCCCTGGCTCGAGCGCTACCTGCGCCACGAGGCGCGGATTCGCAGCAAGCTCGGCGCGCTGCGGCAGCGTTGTCCGACTGCGCTGGAATGCCTGTCGGTCTGCGGCCTGCGCGACGGCATCGAGCGCTTCGGGCACTTCTGTATCGATACGCGCCTGGCCGCCGCGCTGCGCGGCGACGTCGCCAACGGGCTGTTCTTCCGCGGCCGGGAAGCGCTGCCCTTCGGCAACGCGATCCGCAGCGTGCGCGACCTGCTCGCGTTGCTGCTGACCGGCACCGCGCCCGAGCCTGCGACAAACCGTCCTACGTTTTCGCTGGCTTGA
- a CDS encoding LysE family translocator: MTFSTLLVFSLVMLAGIATPGPTVLLALSNASHFGLRRASFGMAGALAADLLLVTLVALGLGAVLAASETLFVALKWLGAAWLAYVGWRLLRASGQAAGPDPERVAPARRALFLRSFFIAMSNPKYYLFMTALLPQFVDRGQPVAAQYFALGLTVGALDVVVMTAYALIGIRSVALFRERGVRWMNRISGGMLLLLAGSVALYRRGTH, encoded by the coding sequence ATGACGTTTTCCACCCTGCTGGTCTTCAGCCTCGTCATGCTGGCCGGCATCGCCACGCCCGGGCCGACCGTTCTGCTCGCGCTCAGCAACGCCTCGCATTTCGGCCTGCGCCGCGCCAGCTTCGGCATGGCCGGCGCGCTCGCCGCCGACCTGCTGCTCGTGACCCTGGTCGCGCTGGGGCTCGGCGCGGTACTGGCCGCCTCGGAGACGCTGTTCGTGGCGCTCAAATGGCTCGGTGCCGCCTGGCTAGCCTATGTCGGCTGGCGGCTGCTGCGCGCCTCGGGCCAGGCTGCCGGGCCCGATCCCGAACGCGTCGCGCCGGCGCGTCGCGCGCTGTTCCTGCGCAGTTTCTTCATCGCGATGAGCAACCCCAAGTACTACCTGTTCATGACGGCACTGCTGCCGCAGTTCGTCGATCGCGGCCAGCCGGTGGCCGCGCAGTACTTCGCGCTGGGGCTGACGGTCGGCGCGCTCGACGTGGTCGTGATGACGGCTTATGCGCTGATCGGCATCAGGTCGGTGGCGCTGTTTCGCGAGCGCGGCGTGCGCTGGATGAATCGCATCAGCGGCGGCATGCTGTTGCTGCTGGCGGGATCGGTGGCGCTGTATCGGCGCGGTACCCACTGA